Genomic window (Neorickettsia findlayensis):
TACCTTGCAGATAGGTTACGCTATCCGGAAACTATAGCTTCTCAGGAGTTTTCAAAGCTTTCTAAGGAGTATGCAGAGCTTAAGCCAAAAGTTGAATTAATTGCTAGATACAAAAAGTTGAAGGAAGAACAGGTTTATCTAGAACTGTTAGTAAAAAATCCACTAGAGGATCAGGAGATACGCGAAATAGCGAAGTCCGATCTGCAAGCAATTCAAGATATCATCCCAAAGCTCGAGTTGGAAATAAGAAGGATGCTGCTTCCAAAGGATAAAGATGACGCTTTGAATGTCATGCTGGAAGTAAGGGCCGGTACCGGCGGTGATGAAGCCGCGCTTTTTGCGGCGAGTCTCTTCCATATGTACCAGAAATATGCAGAGCGTATGAAGTGGCGGTTCGAGATCATTAGTATTTCGCATAATGAGATAGGTGGATACAAAGAAGCGAATGCTAGCATTAGTGGGTCTGATGTCTTTGCAAAATTAAAGTTCGAGTCTGGTGTGCATAGGGTTCAGCGCGTTCCAGAAACGGAAAGTGCTGGACGTATACATACTTCAACAGCGACCGTTGCCGTGCTGCCAGAACCGGAAGATGTGGATATAAAAATCAACGATAAGGATTTACGTATCGATGTGTATCGTTCTAGTGGTCCTGGAGGACAGTCTGTTAACACAACTGACAGTGCAGTTCGTATTACGCATATTCCAACTGGTATAGTAGTGATACAACAAGATGAGAAGTCCCAACACAAGAACCGCGCTAAGGCAATGAAGGTGCTCAAAATAAGATTGTATGAAATAGAGCGTAATAAAGTTCAACGAGAGATTTCATCGATGAGAAAGTCACAGATTGGGTCGGGTGAACGGTCTGAAAAAACCAGGACATACAATTTCCCACAGGGTAGGATAACTGATCACAGGATCAATTTGACTACTTATAGGATCAATGAAACGGTAAAGGAAGGCGAACTGGAGCCAATCATTGATGCGCTTATGAGGGAAAATGAAGCTCGCATGTTAGCTGGTGTTGAGGCAGGTTTCAACGAAGATAAGTCTTGAGTGTCCTTAAAATCTGTCTTGCAATGGGTCTTGTTCCAGCGAATGTAGTTTTTCGGGTGGATCTTTTTTGTTGTTCGTTATGTGCTACGAAAAATGAGGAAGAATAATGGGAAATAAAGGTTTCTTTACTGCAGCAGTATACGTAGTTGTGAATTTTCTGTTTAATGTTTCCATTATTCTGTGGACCGCCTTATATGGTGTGGTCGTCCTACCTGCGCTTTTTTTGCCTCCAGAAGACATAATAGAAGTGCGTAGGGTGTGGATCAAGGGAATTTTTGTTCTACTGAGATTTTTTTTCAATATTGAGTTCGAGATAAGGGGCAGCGAGAATATACAACTACACAAACAGTTCATAGTTGCATCTAAACACCATTCTCCTTTGGACGTGGTTTTATTGGCTGATCTTTTTCAGAAGCCGGCCTTCGTACTGAAAAGAAGTCTCATCTTTATTCCAATCTTTGGGCTGTACATGATCGCGACAAAAATGATTACAGTTTCCTATTCAGGCAAGTCAAATGGTTTAGATGTACTGAGAAAAATGCTTAGGCAGGCTAAAGTGCTTTCTAAAAATAGGACAATAATTCTGTACCCGGAAGGAGGAAGAACTAAAGTTGGTGAGGAAGTGGAATACAAAAGAGGTATACTGGCTCT
Coding sequences:
- the prfA gene encoding peptide chain release factor 1, translating into MDNLCGILEEILNRYTYLADRLRYPETIASQEFSKLSKEYAELKPKVELIARYKKLKEEQVYLELLVKNPLEDQEIREIAKSDLQAIQDIIPKLELEIRRMLLPKDKDDALNVMLEVRAGTGGDEAALFAASLFHMYQKYAERMKWRFEIISISHNEIGGYKEANASISGSDVFAKLKFESGVHRVQRVPETESAGRIHTSTATVAVLPEPEDVDIKINDKDLRIDVYRSSGPGGQSVNTTDSAVRITHIPTGIVVIQQDEKSQHKNRAKAMKVLKIRLYEIERNKVQREISSMRKSQIGSGERSEKTRTYNFPQGRITDHRINLTTYRINETVKEGELEPIIDALMRENEARMLAGVEAGFNEDKS
- a CDS encoding lysophospholipid acyltransferase family protein, with protein sequence MGNKGFFTAAVYVVVNFLFNVSIILWTALYGVVVLPALFLPPEDIIEVRRVWIKGIFVLLRFFFNIEFEIRGSENIQLHKQFIVASKHHSPLDVVLLADLFQKPAFVLKRSLIFIPIFGLYMIATKMITVSYSGKSNGLDVLRKMLRQAKVLSKNRTIILYPEGGRTKVGEEVEYKRGILALYKHLNLPVLPIALNVGQIWPVGYFSNKRNGKAVVQILPPIMPGLRDDEFLQMLRDAIEDNTKRLLKSENKHLRALQKN